In the Hippoglossus stenolepis isolate QCI-W04-F060 chromosome 14, HSTE1.2, whole genome shotgun sequence genome, one interval contains:
- the nppc gene encoding C-type natriuretic peptide, translating to MNLSYLVACGLMVTLLSVRMAAKPVSQAQQKSLRSMLGEELADFLESEERERRLDAVRSRIRLLRDLRIDTRARGMWARLLNDQPAPRRHKSGNKKGGSTTRSGCFGHKMDRIGTISGMGC from the exons ATGAACTTGTCGTACTTGGTAGCTTGTGGACTTATGGTCACGCTGCTTTCAGTAAGGATGGCTGCAAAACCTGTATCTCAAGCGCAGCAGAAG TCTCTTAGAAGTATGCTGGGCGAGGAGCTGGCGGACTTTCTGGAGtcggaggagagggagaggcggCTAGATGCTGTGCGCTCTCGGATACGGTTACTGCGAGATTTACGCATAGACACCCGCGCCAGAGGGATGTGGGCTCGCCTGCTTAACGACCAACCCGCACCGAGGAGACACAAGTCGGGGAACAAGAAAGGGGGCTCCACGACGCGGAGTGGCTGCTTCGGACACAAGATGGACAGGATAGGGACCATCAGCGGCATGGGCTGCTAG